Genomic segment of Esox lucius isolate fEsoLuc1 chromosome 15, fEsoLuc1.pri, whole genome shotgun sequence:
TGTGCAGTCATTTTAATCTTAGCCAGATAAGGAAGCACATGTCGAAACCAAAGGTGGTGTTTGACAATGCACAGAGTTTGACAATGCACAATACAAAGTAAATGGTTTTATTTCATGGGAAAGATTCCTGCTCATTACATTGGCTTTCCGAAGTCTTCATCACTTTCTGTGTACGGaacatgaaaacagaaacatcaaaacaatgttCTAAGAGTGCTTTTATATTTTATGCACTTCATGAGCCTATTGACATTCTATAACAAAAGGTCTGTGTGGGGAGAGACAGGGCCATTGGAAACCTAGCAACTGTAGTTAAGTTGGCTGACATATCGGTGGGGACTTGTCTTACAATCCTAACTCATAACTATATTATATGAAAGCAGACTGATTTGAATACTGCAGAAACAATATTGCTAATTCCAGTTATGGAATAAATGCAGAGCCAATAATGCTAAATGAGACCTTTGTGTTTTTGCGTTTCTTTGTCTGAATAGGGTATATGGTGTTATAGAAaacatgctgttgtaaaaagacaGCACATATGTTGTATTTCTATCTTTAAGCTCAGATGAAGGCCCTTTTATCACCCTTTGACCTCAGCTCACTGGAGCCTCCTCTGATAGGATGGCATACTGTGAACactatttaaaaacaactgCAGGGAAATGGTGTTGAACCCTACAAAACATAGGTCACTGAGGCATGTTTACATCTAACAGGTCTCATACTGACCAGTCAATAAGGTAATGGTGACCAATGAGAAGGGCCCAAGTTAATTCCTGGTCAGGTCAACAGGTCAGGAGGAATACGTTCCAGGCCATTTTATACAGGCCTACTCCACAACTGAAGAATGCCACAGGAAGATCATTTATAGactataatttatatattataaaatgctaatgttaaACACACATGAGGATGACATCTGACTTAAACAACTAGTTTTACCAGGAGCTAGACACCAATTGAGAACATTTCTTGATGATAGAAGTGTTGAATCAATGCTTTGGGATACATTTCCCCGCAGTGAAGTGTTTTTCCCATCCAAAAGATATTTCAGTTGATATTTCTAAACAAGTAaccagttaaaaaaatatatatattcatttgtTCTACACAATAATGTTCAAAACGTCTTCCATGAACTATAATGAACCGTGAAAGCATTCCAGACACTCTGTCCCCATCTTGATTCCTGTGCAGCATTCTAGCACGGAGACTCAGATCATGTGGTCAGTAACAGGACTGGGCTATAAATGAGTGTACTTTCAGCTCCCGCCCCACTCATGTTACACTGTGATGCACTCAGAGCCCAATACGGCCTGGCTACAGCTGTCCACTGTCCTCACGTGGCTGCCTGTTTGCATCCAGACACCAGCAGAACAACAACCTGGACCTCGTCAATAAACAAATACCAAGGCCTCAGTGGTATCTGGCCCCTGGTGGGTCTATCTGCTTTAAGAtgaacattttatacattttaatttacgcTAGTTTGCAAACTAATACATCGATATTAAACTGATTATGGCAGTAGGGAGGGTATAGCAGTAGTCACGTAAACATCGTAGTCAGTCTCAATCGGAAAAAAATGACACAATGATTAAAACGCTGGAATAAATGTATTCCACAAATGAACCAAACATTTTCCGTCCAAATCAAATAGGCGttcaaaaaataacattatcatTGCGTTAAAACGCTTACTGCGACTCACAATGTTCTGAAAGAATCAAATAGGGACTGACACTGTCGTTCGTGCAAAGCAATTTCATCCATTGTATTACAATGATCCCATTACTGTGTGCATGTACACATATCCCCCAAGCCTGGGAACAGAGGGGAGGGAGTTGGAGGaaatgacagacacacaaagtgaacTGAATATTCGGTCAATTACCACAACATCTTCAAAGGATTGAGGTGTCAACCTCAGCTTCGCCTATCTCCAGTGGCTATTTCAACAGCTAATCTGTGCACAAGCTGTGTGTAACCGTATCAGAAACAAGCACTACGTCATCTGAATATCTGTGTTGCGGTTTATGGCAGAGTACTTTATTGGAATCTACCTTGAAGTTGCTAAATACGGAGCACTGCTgaatgaccacacacacaatgtctctTCAGGAATATGTGTTTTCCGACAGATGTGTCAGCTTCCTATTTGCGACTTGGCACAGACAAATGCTAAAGGCTGGGTAAAAGCAGATTATTTCCTCAACTTGGTTTAAATACTCTGACCTGCTTTCAGCATTGAGTATTGATTAGTAAGTCACAGTGATTGAACCCATCCCTGAAACTGCAGTGCTCAGAACTTTTTTGTGCCTGAACTGAACTTTGACACCTTGCTCAAGGAGAACTTTAGTACATAATGTCTCATGAAAGTTCACcagccaaaaaaagaaaaaaagagaaccaCCACCTCTGTCGTAACACTGGGGAAGAAAGCAACATCCACAGCCTGGAATCTAAGTCAGAAGCAACTCAATGCCTCTAACATGTCTAGAATGGGACAGAGCAGGACTTAAAGTACCAGCCTGTCTTCTACCTCCCCCTTCCAATCCCTTTACACTTCAGATCGTCTGCTTCAGGAGTGCTAATGCACTGCGTAACTAGGACTAGAaagacacatacagagacaccaACCAGCTATGGGACCACAGGCTCATTAAATGACTACTGGGACACGAAACCTAACCTGGAGGGGAGAGCAAGATAGAGGCCATATGAAAGAATGCAGTCGTAAGCAACTGACACCGAAAGACAGGCTGGCATTTAACAGCCTAGACTAGTCATATGACCGGTGGTATATCTGCACGTCAGACTGGGAATAGATGTTCAGGTCTGGTCTGTTACACAACAGCTATTCACAAAGGAAAAGCTCCCTTAATATCTACAGCACAATGACGGTTTCTGCTGAGGCCACCGATGTTATATGTACAGGTAAACAGGATGGCCTTACCGAGCTGGCTGAGGTCCAGCAGGTTCCAGTGCATGCCAGTGGGGCAGCTGGCGGACAGGGTGCGGATGTGGACGCGGCCATGCTGGTCCAGACCCCAAAGGGCATCGCGACAGGCAGAGAGCTGCACCATCTCGATATCCTGGGGTAGCTGGACCGTGTTTGGGTGCATCTGACCATCTTGGTCCCAAACACAGAATAGGTCTTTCTTGCTCTGGCCCAACCACAAGAAGCTCCCTGCAGGAGAATGAACACAGTCAGTCACGTGCCGTTAATGTAATGCACTGAGACAGATGCCCATTTTTGGAACATAATGTCCAAAAAGATGCTTTCATTGGATAATTCGTTTGAGGTTTTGAAAGGTTTTTGGCATGAGGTTAAGGGTTTCTATATTTCTATTGTTTCTGCATTTGtatgacagaaagaaaaaagtacctTCTTTACTGAGTACAGCTGAGGAGTAGACGAAGGCCCACTTGGTGGCCGAGACTGTTCCTCTGGGTACCACGCCCTGCCAGAATGTACCTGTGGTGCCCAAGAACAACACCAACATTCTGACAACCATTAGCACAGAGATCCCAGTATGTCACAAACTTAGACATTAGAGAAAGTATCTAATGCAATGCAAAGAGTCTTGCCTTGATGCTTTGTTCAGACACAACAGGCGACATAAGGAGGCATAACCCGCTCAATTTGAAAGTTTGTATTTAATGGCTAACTGAGGTGTGATAATGATTTAACTGATTGATTATGCATTGGTATAAAGAACATATGACACATCCAGCCTAAAATGGAAGGTTAATTTGGGTTAATAGCAAAACTGCCATACTGCATTTAAGGAATTCCTGGGTTGGACAGGTTCTGAACTCTCAGTATCAGAGTACATCACAGGGGACAGAGATGCACAGAGTACTCATTTTGCACCTTCCCAAGTTTTGAGAAATTAACAAGAGAATATATTGTGGTCTATGCATCTAATGCAAACAACATTTACTTTATGAAAATGTGGTGTCCATCATGCCAAACTTAAAGACCAAATGTTCTTAGTCAGGGACTGTGAGCTGGATCTACAGTTGGACCACTCTTTGAAAAATAGCACCTGCTTTGTCATTTTCAGAACATTTAGTCCAAATATTCCTACAATGTTTACCATACCTTCTTACTTATTGCTTTACTGACAACAAATTGATCTCAATTGCTACTATGACAGAGTAGTAATTTCTGCCAATCTCGTCCTCAACTTCCCTAACAGCAAAATCACTAACAAAGTTTGTCACCTAAATCAATGCTGTTGGCTGAGAAATAGTTTGACATATTCACAGCTCAGTGTCTTTCttggaaataaatgttttgccccACATTTTGTGAGAAGCATTCCAAACTTTCATTTCAggacaaataattatttactcAGCAAACAGGGACAAACATTGCATAAATAAAGTGATTACAACTGAACTGTAAAAGGCAAATTGACCCTCAGTGAATGGTTAGTAAATGACTTGAGAATTTATCCTACTAACTCTCTGCATAGCTGAACACAGAACAAAACGGTATGTTACACTGTTTGGCTAAACAAACCTGTTTTGCCTCATGTCATTTACTACCAATCCACTATCAACCTTACAAAACAGCGAACATGAGACTTTCTAAAACCAAACcactgatataaaaaaaaaaaaaaaaaaacattctaaaactATCCTAAACCATTTAAAATGCCTCCTGGGGTCTTGCAAAGCCTAGTCATTAGCCTGGACGCTGACAAGTCTCGAGGGCACAACGTCATACCGCTGAGGCTGCCCTTGGCCACGTGGAAGTCGTTCCTCCCGGATGCAATCCAGACACCAGTGGCATTGGAGGACACCAGGCTGGGCTGGCACTGGGACTGCTGGGACAGGAAGGCCACGCGGAGGCACTCGGCCACCCGCTCCACCGGGGCCTTGGTGGCCGTGGCCACGTTCTGAGTGGCCTGGATGAGAGTCTGGAAGAGACTGCCCTGGTCAAACACCACATAGTCCGTGATGCTCACctgaatggagggagggaacaaAAACCCAGAGCTGCAGAAGAACTGAAGTCACGACAGTCGTCTCAAGTTGAAGTCTAACGCAATTGCTTCACTTTGACGAAGATGAAATTGcatactcttttttttttttttatcacactgAAAAACAGAGGATCACTGTAGATGACTAACACCAAACTCAGTCTAAATGTGTAAAAGGCcaggtttgagaaccacagTAAAAGGATATTAACCTGCCACCAATGGTCATCCTCTCCCTGGGGTTTCTTGGCACTGACACCAGTCCTGAACCACAGACTACCGCTGGTGTCCAGAGCCCAGGCCGTGTTGTTCTCCCCCAGGGCTATACAGATGGGCTCCAGACCCTGGCTCTCACTTTGAGACGAGGAGAAACAAATACAAAGGTCAAATATACAGAACACAaagcaccaagctgaccaccatTCAAGGTTCGAGCCACAACTGTGGTGCCAGCTGACAAATTGCTTGGAAGCCTTAAGAGTGACACAAATTGGCCGGAGCTGCACAGGGAGCGGGGAGGTGTCGTCAGAGGGGATGTCCTGGTCTCATCCCATTCTAGTGACACCTTCTAGACGGCTTAGGCACCTGCAGAACTAACTGTCAGGTTGTCAGGAAAGCGAGAGCGTCCTCACGTCTGCTGAACCACATGACTTCCTGGTTGCAAGAGCAGGGTGGAAAAGAAGCAGAATGACTTAATGACACCTTCGAGGAAGGCTTCCCGTGATCTTCAACTCACTGGTAAAGTTAGGCATGAGACAGCCTTGGGTACAAGGGGATCTGACAAAATTGGGCAAAGACTCGTATTATAGCTCCTTTTGGCTCTGCAGGCTAACAATCTTGTGCTGTGCAAGAGACCCGGATTTAAATGCTGGTGTGTCAAATGAACTCAACATGCAGTGTGACTGTTACTAAGCTTTTAATCTTCCctctttttatgtttttggagTACAAAAAACAACTACACAATAAACCACTCGTCTTCCACAAGAACAAAGCCTATCCAACACCACTGGGCcaaccatactgttcatactgcCCATCCAAACtgcatttttatgtatattactgccatacttgccatttctataatattcaatactactaccaatattgctgctagttcacagTACTCTTTCTAAattgctgctatgtacagtgttatgcaTATATTGCTTTTTCTTCTTGCTGTATATTtgcagtgcatacatttttcttcttaaattcttactatgtagttgtagtgtgttatgccaccattcataagcttttTGCACATATGTATCTACTATTTCAATAACTCActattgctgctaggtcacacttgtgtatattactgccatacttgccatatctaaatgttaaataatactaccagattgctgctagtttacagtactctattgctgctagtgtacagttatgtatattgttgctttatttcattattattttcttgtctggctatatttttgcatatatatattcttcttctCAACTCTTACTACATATTTGTCAAGAATTTCATTGCACAGGAtgatgctgttgtttttttcactgcgcaggatgacgctgtgttgtttttttcactgCACAGGATGaggctgtgttgtttttttcactgcgcaggatgacgctgtgttgtttttttcactgcgcaggatgacgctgtgttgtttttttcactgCGCAGGATGACGCTgggttatttggtgcatttgacagaAAACCTTGAAATCTCCACAAAGGTTCTCTTTGTCAAGGAAGGTCCTACCTGATTTTGTCGTATTTCCACATTTCCCCCTCAGAGCAGTAGCTGCTGAGTCCTTCCCTATAGAAGACGGCCCTGTGTTCGCTGAGGGCCCACACCACCCCGGCCCGAGCCGCCACCTGGGCCATGGGACACGGGCAGTCCACCTTCACAGCGCGTGCACATGGCCGGTCCACGTTCAACCCTGCAGGACCACACCACAACAACGATCAGTGTTACCGTCTGAGGTGGGCCGTGATTTGTGCGCAAGTAAAAAGCATGTCAGTGTGTCAACGAAATGTTAAGCATGCCAAGCCTATGCATTAAATAGCATAGAAGCCACCTATTTGTTTCTTAGTTCAAGAtgtgacatttttattaaatgtgcCACTTGAAATCTAATTACAAGAGGGTTGAACAAAATACACGCCCCTacgtaatattttatttatttgatatcTGTTACCAATGTGATATTTATCTTTTGTCACTGGCTAATTTCTTTAACAAATCCTTTAAAAATCGGAGGGTTTCCCTGAGGGTCGGCAGAGGCAAACACACGTGCGCACAGAGAATCAGGCGCACAAGCACACAGAATGTCATTTCATCAACAGTCCTTGTTTTCTGTTGGCCCTGGATGCGTTAGACCAGCTGCCAGAATCACTTCTGTATATGTTATgtaacccaacacacacagtctaCAGCCAACATTCTTCCACAACCAGGGAACTCGGATTACTTGTCTTGACTCTTAAGTGGGGCAGTACTGTAGTACCAAGCCATCACAATACAACGGACATGCTTCTGTAAGAGCATGTTTTGGATTCAATCGGCTTCATTATTTTAATCCTAAGTATGGAATCTGTACAGCATTACCATTAAGCTGATTTAGGACCAATGATATTATTATTGACATCATTATTATCTGAACAACTCCCCCTACAGGTCAACTGGTTAATGTCAGAGACTGACTTAGCAGGTAGACCCTCTTTCTCTTGAGAAAAAAGGAAGTGGGATCTGTGGGTTGTCCAACTCTGATGTCATTAAGGTGGAAATGTGAAAGGGTTGAGGTGAGGGTTAGGATGAGGGCTGGGGTCAGGGGTTTAGAGGATGGACATCCAGAGGAACCAGGGTAGCACTATTCTTGAAACCCTGAGGCCACCTGCTGCTGAAGCCCTGAATGTCTCAAATGGCGATGTCAACTAAGAATTACAAATACTAAGTAAGTTTGTGgttaaaacaaagcaaaaataattaGTCAAAAACCCTGCTATAGAAACTCCCTGTAAGAAATCTTTCTTTGTTGCAGCAGTCTCGCTAAATGTAGTGGTCCATCCAGCAATGTCTCCCTTTGGACTCACTAATCATACCAGCATTGCAGTATTTTTCCTCAGTAACATTAGCTCTTTTTCCGGTGGTCAAATTAATTCAGAGAATTAAttaaatggggaaaaaaaacatgaactttACTATGGTTCgtttgaatgaatcccagccTCTCTCTACTCCATAGTGGAAGACAAAAGGTAGGAGGCATAACACGTACGACTTaactatacagtacatacatcaACATACTCATTCACTGTGTTTAACACACCTGTCTGCAGGTAAAGGTCTCCGCTGGTACTGATGATCCAGGCCGTGTCTTCACTTAGCGCTACAAAGGCACAGTCCTCCAGGGCCTTGTACCAATGCCTCTTCCCTTTAATGGTGACTTTACCACATGCATATGCTGTCATGGTTTTCTGTTCCACCTTCCAGAGCAGGGACCCTGGAAAGAAACCAGTTTCCATCAGTACAAGCAGGGCAGAACCTGCGGACGTAACGGCCATCTCGGGCCATCGGAAACAACCGACACCAACCAACACCCCACGGTAAAACTTAATGAACGCCCAACATGCACCTCTGAGACACAGCGGCCGTGTAGACCAGTCACCCTGAATAAAAACTCAGAACTCTAACGAGTACAGCTCACCTGAAGAGACCACATGGTAACCCTCACCTGAAGAAACCACATGGTAACCCTCACCTGAAGTGACCACATGGCAACCCTCACCTGAAGTGACCACATGGCAACCCTCACCTGAAGTGACCACATGGCAACCCTCACCTGAAGTGACCACATGGCAACCCTCACCTGAAGTGACCACATGGCAACCCTCACCTGAAGTGACCACATGGTAACCCTCACCTGAAGTGACCACATGGCAACCCTCACCTGAAGTGACCACATGGTAACTCTCACCTGAAGGAGAAAGAGCCACCTGCTGCACATTCTCCTCGAACTTCTGCCAGCTCAGGCCCCCATCCGGGAGGGCACTGCAGTACAGGCCTCCTTTGAAGTCCAGGCACCAGATGTACCGGTCGGTCACCACCAGGCTCAGGATGCCACAGCCGGGTCCGGTGTATCCCATCCAGCTCTCGGCCAACTGCGCGACACAACAGAAGGACAACCCGGTCAAATGACAGCTCACATCGGCGACAGGTCACACTCTACGTCGTGGATTGCGTGATTGTGCTACGACAATGGACTTCATCTGACGCTTCGATTTTGAAGCGACGTCAGCCGTCGCAGTGAGTTCCGCGCTGAGGCGTGGTCGTTAATGCGGTGCGCGACTATTACGGTCTTGTCTTGGTCCAGCTTGGACACGTTGGAGCACTGGAGGTTGAGGGCGTTGAGGTCGTCTCCCAGGCTGACGCTGGAGGCGGAGTACGGGACTCCCTGGGGAGTGTAGATGTCCTCCTCATCGCTGCTCTGGCACTGCTCTGGCCTCGGGGTGTAAGTCGGATCCAGACTGTAAGGAGGTTCCAAATCCAGCAGGTAGTTCTGATGGTGGTCGGGGCCGTCCTGGTCCTCACAGTCATCCGGCTCGATGAGGGGGCTCAGGAAGTCATCGTCCTCCTGCTCCATGCGATCCTGGGTCTCTGACGTCTGCATGTAGGCAAAGGTGCACTCTAGGAGCAGGTCCACGTCCGGGGTGGGGGCTTCTCCCTCTTTGTTAGTGGCCGAGGGGCCTTTCCCGCTCTCTGGGTAGGACTGATACTCCATGCCCTGGATGGGCAGGAGCGTTGGGCAGGAGGGAGGCTGAGTACCAGAGGCTGGAGTTTGGGCAGGAGCTCCAGAGGCGGTGAGTTCCGGCGAGCCTCCGCCGACGGAGCCCTCCCGGTCCGGGGAACCACTGCTCCTGCTCTGCAGGTCCGAACTGCCGCACTGGAGACTGGTGTGGTCGGAGGCGGGCTCACTCATAGGGGTGCTGGCGCCCCCGTCACTAAACCCGCCTCCATCCTGACTGGACATGCTCTCAGACCAGCTGTTGTACTGGTCACAGATGCGGTTTCCACTTTCtgtggagaaaaagagagtggtATGACATGCGAAGTTTATGGCTCATACGTGACTCGCGAAAAAGAACAGGCAAAAGTCCAACTGTTCAATTGCACTGGTTCTCTCAAGTCTGCATAAAAAATCTGAGTCATGCCAAACAAGTCaccttgtctcctcctcttgGCCTTCTTCTTGACTTTGATGGCCTTGACAACCAGTTCCTGCtgaaagtcctcctggttgatGGCACTGTAGCGGCTGGAAGAGAGCTCGGACTGCTCCGTCGTGGTGGAGAGCGTCATGCCCTGAGCGCTATCCCAGGATGTGATGGAGCTGCTACGGCTACGAGACTCGTTGGTGCCCCCTACACTGCCCCCTCTCTGGTGGCTCAGTCGCTCCCCCACCCAAGGCCTCTCAGCTTGGGTTCCAGTGTCCACTGCATCTCGAACCCGGAGGATGTCTCTCAGCTGCTCCTGCTCAGGCAACACCTCCTCATTCACCAGCCTCTCTCGCTCCCCCTGCTCTATGACGATGGCCAtggttctgattggctgtgctGTCTCAACTGAGCCAGTGGGCGGGAGCAGGATGGTGGGCGTGGTCAGGGGGGAAGTTAAACGGAGGGATAACTCAGAAACTGGACAGGGAAGAAGGTTAAGAGAAGACTTATCAGGGAATAACTCCAGAGATACAATCCAAAACTACAGTATATGAGGCAAAGTCTAGAACAGGGcgggccaaccctgttcctggagagccacagtcctgtaggttttctcttcagcctcatttgtgactaacctgagtctgcttttcatccaactactaattagaatcaggtgtgctgaataagagttggagagaacTGGTCTAGAACTAAAGACAGTTATATAGAGATCATGACTGTCTCTCGATTAGCTGTTTGGTTTGAAAAAGGGTTTCAGTGTATTCaagcaaataaaatacaatatgcTCTTACGGTTCGAAGCCAGCCCTTCTGGAGTATTGGAGATTCGAACGATGTCCCGATCTCCTTTCAAGATAAAAATTTCATTTTCAGTGCATGATACAGAGACTATGTCCCCGGAGCTCTCCAGCGCACCAATGATCACCTTGAAGGTcccaaaataaaagacaaaaacactgaGGTTAACTTCCTGTAAAATAAAACTGACAGGACACAAAGATTGTTTTAATTACCAGTACCTGCATTCACTCAACTAATTCACTCATCTAAATACCTTACACAACTCAGTTTTATAATAAagatatacatttgtaaaaaaatgcaATCCACACAACATGCTCTGGTGGCTGAAGGGATCCAATGTAAGACAGCTACATCCTCTGCAGTCTCAACCGATTGACCTGTAACTACGGCTGTAAATGATTCACAATTGAGACCATACAACCATGCTAATGCCCTGGCTCTTCCAAGGTCGGTGAGGTCAACCCGAGGCAGAAGTCACGCTCCCTGACCTCCACGTCAAACTCATACCACACCATTTAGAGCCACGCCCACAGTATTTTGATCAGCTAATGTCAAAACACCAGAAAGTGTGACACCAAATGGAAGCATTTAAATGCCTCATATCCATTCCTGACTGAGGACATCCTTACCTGGTTGAGGCAGTCCAATACGTAGACACTGTATTCGTTCCAGCTGAGGACCCAGCCCTCTCTGAGGAAGCAGCTCACCATGCCAAGCTGTCTCTCCTGGGGTCGGTAGCCCCCGGTGGGACCCAGCCTGGGGAAAAGCTCAAACTGGGGCACCTCCTGGTTGAACAGAGGCTTCAAGACAAGCGTGTCCTCTACCAGCCCCCGGATGTCCGTCCTCCACAGCCGAAGGCCCGGCCTCGCTGCGTAGACCAGCAGATCGCTCTGCTTGCACAGGCCTGGCTGAAAGCATGCGCCATACTTCCCATTGCTTTGAAGAAAAGCAAGAGAAATATGTAAGACGCACACGCAGCCGTAGGGCATGAATGAACCACGAGGAAGTTGGAGATCATTAGGTAGCTATAATATGAGGGACAAATTAGACTGAggttaacacccctactcttaCCATGAAAAATGACAGCCTTAGGAGATAGAGATATATATGTTAATGTCACCCAATTTTCTCCCCTCACAATTTGCAACTTGCATTTATGGCCCCGCCTCATCACGACAATTCCACAGCAGGAGAGTGGAAGATCGAGACACGTCTTCCAATGCGCATATTGCCAAGCAGTTCTGCTTCTTATCCCACTGCTTGCTCAGCCTGGGCATTTTCACTGACACACATGCACTGGAGCTAAACCCATTCCACAGCCAATAACCACAACGAAACATCCACCTGTCCACCCCAAGTGGCGCTGAGACGATTTTACGCCTCTCTGTTGGACCCTTTAGCGAGGTATCAGCCGGTACTGGGATTCGAATGCCAGGCCGCAATGACACAGTAGTTGCGCGCGGCAGTGACTTGGATCTCCACGTGCCACCATGGGATCTTTATTGACCACAGAGAGTCAGGACACTTGTTTAACATCCCATGGGCTACTGTTACCTCTTCCTAGGCCTGGTGCCCAGCTGCTGTAAGGCCTGCTCCTGAGTGTAGAAGAGCAGGGATCTCTGATGAGAGGAGATAAGCAGGACCTTCTGACTGTACTCCAGTTGGACTATGGCTGAAGGCTCCTCAAACAGCAGCACTGGGTTACACACGCCCTAAGAATAAGAACATACAGGTCAAGTCCCGACTGTGATACTGGGTGGTATAGACTCTGACAATGCAAGTGTACAACACAGTACTTAACAGGAATTAGAGAACAGCAGAGTATTATCAAACACTCACAAAAAAAGACATtgctttgcccccccccccccaaaaagaaACAGATGAAAGATTCTATACCTGATCCAAGTCTACAGCAGAGTACACAACTTTTCCTTTGTCATCGCCAGAGAAAAGCTTCATTCCATTGGCACTCCAGGCCAAGGCAGTGACTGGGCTTTTGTGAAAACCAACCACATCGAATCTCCTTAGCTatagaaaagagaaagagctCTCAGTGTTTTGCTACACAAAGGGACACATTTACCAAGCACCTGCATAATGAAATATACTTTATCAAACCAAATGAGATGGAAACAtgcattcagattttttttaaccaacccTCCAATACACATTAGATTAAAGAGACTGAAGCAGGGCATTGGTGCTAAATTCAGaagataataataaaacaaaattgctCAAAACATGACACAATCATCAATCATATGAACAGATCAGTTGGTTAATTGGTTAGCAATGGCCTACCTGTTTATTCCGTCCGGGAAGTTGAGACACCAATTGAAAGAGAGCAACTTGACCAGATGCAGTGCCAACTGCCACTAAGTCATCAAAACAACTAAGCAGCTTTACTGC
This window contains:
- the tecpr2 gene encoding tectonin beta-propeller repeat-containing protein 2 isoform X1 is translated as MHMAVFTHREEHCLSIMADQPVPQSALREFCPLYYLLNAIPAKVQKGFRSVLVYLTALDANSDYIAVGSSIGMLYLYCRRVSQMNKYNIEGKSEAITAVKLLSCFDDLVAVGTASGQVALFQLVSQLPGRNKQLRRFDVVGFHKSPVTALAWSANGMKLFSGDDKGKVVYSAVDLDQGVCNPVLLFEEPSAIVQLEYSQKVLLISSHQRSLLFYTQEQALQQLGTRPRKSNGKYGACFQPGLCKQSDLLVYAARPGLRLWRTDIRGLVEDTLVLKPLFNQEVPQFELFPRLGPTGGYRPQERQLGMVSCFLREGWVLSWNEYSVYVLDCLNQVIIGALESSGDIVSVSCTENEIFILKGDRDIVRISNTPEGLASNLSELSLRLTSPLTTPTILLPPTGSVETAQPIRTMAIVIEQGERERLVNEEVLPEQEQLRDILRVRDAVDTGTQAERPWVGERLSHQRGGSVGGTNESRSRSSSITSWDSAQGMTLSTTTEQSELSSSRYSAINQEDFQQELVVKAIKVKKKAKRRRQESGNRICDQYNSWSESMSSQDGGGFSDGGASTPMSEPASDHTSLQCGSSDLQSRSSGSPDREGSVGGGSPELTASGAPAQTPASGTQPPSCPTLLPIQGMEYQSYPESGKGPSATNKEGEAPTPDVDLLLECTFAYMQTSETQDRMEQEDDDFLSPLIEPDDCEDQDGPDHHQNYLLDLEPPYSLDPTYTPRPEQCQSSDEEDIYTPQGVPYSASSVSLGDDLNALNLQCSNVSKLDQDKTLAESWMGYTGPGCGILSLVVTDRYIWCLDFKGGLYCSALPDGGLSWQKFEENVQQVALSPSGSLLWKVEQKTMTAYACGKVTIKGKRHWYKALEDCAFVALSEDTAWIISTSGDLYLQTGLNVDRPCARAVKVDCPCPMAQVAARAGVVWALSEHRAVFYREGLSSYCSEGEMWKYDKISESQGLEPICIALGENNTAWALDTSGSLWFRTGVSAKKPQGEDDHWWQVSITDYVVFDQGSLFQTLIQATQNVATATKAPVERVAECLRVAFLSQQSQCQPSLVSSNATGVWIASGRNDFHVAKGSLSGTFWQGVVPRGTVSATKWAFVYSSAVLSKEGSFLWLGQSKKDLFCVWDQDGQMHPNTVQLPQDIEMVQLSACRDALWGLDQHGRVHIRTLSASCPTGMHWNLLDLSQLGQVRLISISCGSQNVWACDGYGMVYFRVGTQHLNPSMMLPAWICIEPPEQPVGVHLIRIHTSPNDRMLWAIDNRGNVHVRTGITDEMPVGTDWEHIPGLQASQLVLSVKTVWVRCPNGEVARRYGITDKNPAGDYWKKIPGLVNWLTVTPMDELWAVSVSGGLSHRLTKTLVHNAVKSHANTGSLSGEDLEEEWEVI